In a genomic window of Chryseobacterium sp. G0162:
- a CDS encoding NAD-dependent epimerase/dehydratase family protein produces MTKNNLSLVSGANGHLGNNLVRFLLKQSVQVRATVRNIQNTKPFEGLNCELMQADITDKASFVKALQGVETFYAVGASFKLWAKDPKKEIYDVNIKGTRNTIEAAAEAGVKKIVYVSSIAALDYTQLPIKESNGYNPDRRDMYYNSKNDGEKLAFELAAKLGVELVSVMPSAMIGSESFLPLNVSYGVLKLILNKQIPVDTKITLNWVDVKDVAEGCYLAAQKGRSGERYILANEKCMTITDTTILANRLYPDLKLKVPNSVPKGILYTIAALMEFTAKLSGKAPVLTRKDISMFSGLQQDFDISKARNELGFNPKSPEQAVKEAFDYLLKNPELLKEV; encoded by the coding sequence ATGACAAAGAATAATCTAAGCCTCGTTTCAGGAGCTAATGGACATTTAGGAAATAATTTAGTCAGGTTTTTATTGAAACAAAGCGTTCAGGTAAGGGCAACAGTACGCAATATCCAAAATACAAAACCTTTTGAAGGACTGAACTGCGAGCTGATGCAGGCTGATATTACAGATAAAGCCTCTTTTGTAAAAGCTCTTCAGGGAGTAGAAACCTTTTATGCAGTAGGAGCTTCCTTTAAATTATGGGCTAAAGATCCTAAGAAAGAAATTTATGATGTCAATATCAAAGGAACCCGAAATACTATTGAAGCGGCAGCCGAAGCTGGAGTAAAGAAAATAGTCTATGTAAGTTCTATTGCAGCACTTGATTATACTCAATTACCCATAAAGGAAAGCAATGGGTATAATCCGGATCGTAGGGATATGTACTATAATTCTAAAAATGATGGTGAAAAATTAGCTTTTGAACTGGCAGCAAAGCTTGGGGTAGAACTTGTTTCCGTTATGCCATCTGCGATGATTGGAAGTGAATCATTTCTGCCTTTAAATGTATCTTATGGAGTACTAAAGCTTATTCTGAATAAACAGATTCCCGTAGATACAAAGATTACCCTGAATTGGGTAGATGTGAAAGATGTTGCGGAAGGATGTTATCTGGCAGCCCAAAAAGGACGCTCTGGAGAACGGTATATTCTGGCCAATGAAAAATGCATGACCATTACCGATACAACGATTTTGGCCAATAGACTATATCCGGATCTAAAATTAAAAGTTCCCAATTCTGTTCCCAAAGGAATTCTTTATACGATTGCTGCTTTGATGGAATTCACGGCAAAGTTGAGTGGTAAAGCTCCGGTATTGACGAGGAAAGATATTTCAATGTTTTCCGGATTGCAACAGGATTTTGATATTTCCAAAGCCAGAAATGAATTGGGTTTTAATCCAAAAAGTCCTGAACAGGCTGTAAAGGAAGCCTTTGATTATTTACTAAAGAATCCAGAACTTTTAAAGGAAGTTTAG
- a CDS encoding GNAT family N-acetyltransferase gives MKNSTSNNPITIRKSNQEDLSEMLLLFKDTITAVCKEDYNTDQLEAWKSGSENTKRWLNVMEEQYILIAESENKIVGFCTLDQGNYIDLLFVHKDYQHQGIASQLYHLIEEKALEQDQKLLTAEVSKTAKPFFERMNFKVILEQTVHVKGIDIINYKMEKYL, from the coding sequence ATGAAAAACAGTACATCCAATAATCCAATCACCATCAGAAAATCAAACCAGGAAGATCTTTCTGAGATGCTGCTGCTTTTTAAGGATACTATTACAGCTGTTTGCAAAGAAGATTACAATACAGATCAGCTGGAAGCCTGGAAATCCGGATCAGAGAATACAAAAAGATGGCTGAACGTCATGGAAGAACAATATATTCTAATTGCTGAGTCCGAAAATAAAATAGTTGGTTTTTGTACCCTTGACCAGGGAAATTATATCGATTTGTTATTTGTTCATAAAGATTATCAGCATCAGGGAATTGCTTCCCAGCTCTACCACCTCATCGAGGAAAAGGCTTTAGAGCAGGATCAAAAATTACTGACTGCTGAAGTCAGCAAAACGGCAAAACCTTTTTTTGAAAGGATGAATTTTAAGGTCATTCTGGAACAAACAGTGCATGTAAAAGGGATTGATATCATCAATTATAAAATGGAAAAATACTTATAA
- a CDS encoding class I SAM-dependent methyltransferase: MKENKYDNPSFFDQYEKMLRSQLGLEGAGEWHALKNMLPDFKDKNVLDLGCGFGWHCRYAMENGAKSVIGIDLSEKMLTRAQEINNLEGILYERKALEDVDYPAEQFDVILSSLTLHYVESFDRISQNIYRWLTSGGHFVFSVEHPVFTAEGGQDWMYNKDGEKIAWLVDRYFMEGKRNTTFLGENVIKYHRTVTSYLNVLLKHGFKIKEIIEPEPNHEMLKEIPEMKDELRRPMMLLISVEK, translated from the coding sequence ATGAAAGAAAATAAATACGATAACCCGTCTTTTTTTGACCAGTATGAGAAGATGCTCCGTTCCCAGTTGGGATTAGAGGGAGCCGGAGAATGGCATGCCCTGAAAAATATGTTACCGGATTTTAAAGATAAAAATGTGCTTGATCTTGGCTGCGGATTCGGGTGGCATTGTCGGTATGCTATGGAAAATGGAGCAAAATCTGTTATTGGTATTGATCTTTCAGAAAAAATGCTGACCAGAGCACAAGAAATTAACAATCTCGAAGGAATTCTCTATGAAAGAAAAGCATTAGAAGATGTTGATTATCCCGCAGAACAATTTGATGTTATCTTAAGTTCATTAACACTGCATTATGTGGAATCATTCGATAGAATTTCTCAAAATATCTATCGATGGCTTACTTCAGGCGGCCATTTTGTATTCTCTGTGGAACACCCTGTTTTTACTGCTGAAGGAGGTCAGGATTGGATGTACAATAAAGATGGAGAGAAAATAGCCTGGCTAGTTGACCGGTATTTTATGGAAGGAAAAAGAAATACTACATTCTTAGGGGAAAATGTCATCAAGTATCACAGAACTGTTACCTCCTATCTGAATGTCTTATTAAAACATGGCTTTAAGATCAAAGAAATCATTGAACCTGAACCTAATCATGAAATGCTGAAAGAGATCCCAGAAATGAAAGATGAACTCCGAAGACCCATGATGTTACTAATTTCAGTAGAAAAATAG
- a CDS encoding TetR/AcrR family transcriptional regulator yields the protein MKKEKVRDRIIRVASELFYKQGYNSTGINQIIAEADIAIGSLYNHFASKNDLLQAYLIKEEQDWFEGLEKSIAYLSDSKEKISAIIDYRKKLQQSSKFAGCHFIKIVSEIGEGNAAVSGFAKNHKEKQKEIIREIVHEYCEGKQCSDPDLIIENIFLLIEGAVVTSTITKKNDSFDMVKKMIQGLLP from the coding sequence ATGAAAAAAGAAAAAGTGCGAGACAGGATCATCAGAGTAGCTTCAGAATTATTTTATAAGCAAGGTTATAATTCTACGGGAATCAATCAGATTATTGCTGAAGCTGATATCGCTATTGGTTCGCTGTATAATCATTTTGCATCCAAAAATGATCTTCTTCAGGCTTATTTAATCAAAGAAGAGCAGGATTGGTTTGAAGGTCTTGAGAAAAGTATTGCTTATCTTTCTGATTCTAAAGAAAAGATATCAGCAATCATTGATTATCGTAAAAAACTACAGCAATCATCAAAGTTCGCAGGATGTCATTTCATTAAAATTGTCTCTGAAATAGGAGAGGGGAATGCGGCAGTATCCGGTTTTGCAAAAAATCATAAAGAAAAACAGAAAGAAATTATCCGTGAGATTGTGCATGAATATTGTGAAGGAAAGCAATGCTCAGATCCTGATTTAATCATCGAAAATATATTTTTATTGATAGAAGGAGCGGTAGTAACTTCCACCATTACTAAGAAAAATGACTCTTTTGATATGGTGAAAAAAATGATTCAGGGTTTATTACCTTAA
- a CDS encoding VOC family protein, which produces MNSSNPVVYFEIPVHDLERAENFYSAVFNFSFEKDIIDHYEMALFPFEEKNSGITGALAKGDVYKPTKDGVIIYFKTESIDATLEKVLQHAGTILYPKRTDEKYGFAVAEFEDSEGNRIALHETMSKEDGD; this is translated from the coding sequence ATGAATTCATCCAATCCTGTAGTTTATTTTGAAATTCCTGTACATGATCTTGAACGTGCAGAAAACTTCTATTCTGCTGTTTTCAATTTCAGTTTCGAGAAAGACATCATCGATCATTATGAGATGGCCCTCTTCCCTTTTGAAGAAAAGAACAGTGGCATTACCGGTGCACTGGCTAAAGGCGATGTTTACAAACCTACCAAAGATGGGGTTATTATTTATTTTAAAACCGAAAGTATTGATGCTACCCTTGAGAAAGTTCTTCAACATGCAGGAACAATTCTTTATCCCAAAAGAACAGATGAGAAATATGGTTTTGCAGTGGCAGAATTCGAAGACTCAGAGGGAAACAGGATTGCTTTGCATGAAACAATGAGTAAGGAAGATGGAGACTGA
- a CDS encoding YqaE/Pmp3 family membrane protein → MFLAIVLPFLSFIVRGKVLTGIICFFLQITLIGWLPAAIWAVMSLNNERANERNEKLIRAVRESQK, encoded by the coding sequence ATGTTTTTAGCAATTGTACTTCCTTTTCTATCTTTTATTGTTAGGGGAAAAGTTCTCACCGGAATCATTTGTTTTTTCTTACAGATTACCTTAATTGGCTGGCTTCCTGCTGCCATCTGGGCAGTGATGTCTTTAAATAATGAAAGAGCCAATGAGCGGAACGAAAAATTAATCCGTGCTGTACGTGAAAGTCAAAAATAA
- a CDS encoding M949_RS01915 family surface polysaccharide biosynthesis protein has product MKKTHLLYCLPFLFFLHCKEEKKNSISETQSPEVNQVEKTDSLVTTRIDSSQVPKALKYKGNFKEGFQWKDKTGEYIVVTSETGKYRNENFPHENDDSADAEVFGQSYSLENNQLVWKVNDFVKDCMVDIDAEFKKNTLSVTDLDKNGIAEVWIMYKIACKGDVSPSDLKIIMYEGKQKFAMRGQTKIRTGMENHGKPVFEGGSYTFDKAFQQGPKTFRDYAEELWNKNRED; this is encoded by the coding sequence ATGAAAAAAACGCACCTACTCTATTGCCTTCCGTTTCTATTCTTTTTACACTGTAAAGAAGAAAAGAAAAATTCAATTTCAGAAACTCAATCACCGGAAGTTAATCAGGTAGAAAAAACAGATTCTTTGGTTACTACAAGAATTGATTCTTCCCAAGTTCCAAAAGCATTAAAATATAAAGGAAATTTCAAAGAAGGATTCCAATGGAAAGATAAAACAGGAGAATATATAGTTGTTACATCTGAAACCGGAAAGTACAGAAATGAAAATTTTCCTCATGAAAATGATGATAGTGCAGATGCTGAAGTTTTTGGGCAATCTTACTCTTTAGAAAATAATCAGCTGGTATGGAAAGTCAATGATTTTGTCAAAGACTGTATGGTAGATATAGATGCTGAGTTTAAGAAAAATACTTTAAGCGTAACAGATCTTGATAAAAACGGTATTGCTGAAGTCTGGATCATGTATAAAATTGCCTGCAAAGGTGATGTAAGTCCTTCAGATTTAAAGATTATCATGTATGAAGGAAAGCAAAAGTTTGCCATGCGTGGACAAACAAAAATCCGAACAGGAATGGAAAATCATGGTAAACCTGTATTTGAAGGAGGATCTTATACCTTTGATAAGGCTTTTCAACAAGGCCCAAAAACTTTCAGGGATTATGCTGAAGAATTATGGAATAAGAATAGGGAAGATTAA
- a CDS encoding outer membrane beta-barrel family protein, producing MNRKIILLLSLVSSSFALAQSVEGTVTDKENKPIAETEVLITKNDIKFSAITDEKGLFKIPLKEDGNYLLEIIKDGVKTNSEKITVKGNARKDIQIKDEPVVQKVEGVTVTAMKKLFERKVDRLVFNVENSVASQGIDAIEALAKTPMVKTSDEAISIAGKSNVAVMINDRLLNLNGQELINYLKTIRSDDILKIEVITTPPAKYDAEGKSGLINIILKKNANLGWNGSIQTSGNYFWGKPTVSSRGGATFNYQGEKLSLSTNLSAGDNYWQYNIYNNMSGITNNNYWNKDGDNLNNYKYKSGNIKAEYKINDKHLFGINYNYSHSNPKEIGVSESTRFNGKEIITISSDFNNRNSRDVHNATAFYEAKIDSTGGKLNVTANLMLNNSNARNFSNTYTPQEVYTMANPISKYRIYSGQADLEKTFGKIKTESGLKYTKIKNDSEFNFFDIINGQNQLNAGKTNTFLYNEENYAAYFSTNFKINDKWDAKAGLRYEYTTLEGISMNDNISTTIKYGKFFPTAYLSYKPNENNSFSLSYSRRISRPYFGNLNPFKYFTSNFEYTTGNPYLLPSFSDNFEFGYVLNNKFNITLYHSYNKDSWDRIQMIDENYRYTIAKNFYNENQTGINISYNYNKLKWMESNIFVNGYYTKAKSYDPSILPVPPGYSANINIDNSFFLNKDKTVTFLLGFWGSLPNRDGNTYYYTNSSLYTGLKLSFMDKKLLVNLYLNDVLNTNREKGIEYYPDYNIDYQYKGITRNVHLSLTYKFGNNNVKGATKQVKFEDSNRANGGNN from the coding sequence ATGAACCGGAAAATTATTCTTCTTTTAAGTCTTGTTTCATCTTCATTCGCATTGGCACAAAGTGTAGAAGGGACTGTTACAGACAAAGAAAATAAACCGATAGCGGAAACTGAAGTACTCATCACAAAAAATGATATTAAATTTTCTGCAATCACAGATGAAAAAGGTTTATTCAAAATTCCTTTGAAGGAGGATGGGAATTATCTACTTGAGATTATAAAAGACGGGGTAAAAACCAACAGTGAGAAAATTACAGTAAAAGGAAATGCAAGAAAGGACATTCAGATCAAGGATGAACCTGTGGTACAGAAAGTAGAAGGAGTAACCGTTACTGCAATGAAAAAATTATTCGAGAGAAAAGTAGACCGTTTGGTCTTCAATGTTGAGAATTCTGTAGCATCTCAGGGAATTGATGCTATAGAAGCTCTCGCTAAAACACCTATGGTAAAAACCAGTGACGAAGCGATAAGTATTGCCGGGAAAAGTAATGTCGCTGTAATGATTAATGACAGACTCCTGAACCTGAATGGACAGGAACTTATCAATTATCTGAAGACAATCCGTTCTGATGATATTCTTAAAATTGAAGTTATTACCACACCTCCTGCAAAATATGATGCAGAAGGAAAAAGCGGACTCATTAATATTATTCTTAAGAAAAATGCCAATCTGGGCTGGAATGGTTCCATTCAGACCTCAGGAAATTATTTTTGGGGAAAACCTACCGTTTCTTCCAGAGGAGGTGCTACCTTTAATTATCAGGGAGAAAAGCTCTCATTAAGTACCAATCTATCAGCCGGAGATAACTATTGGCAGTATAATATTTACAATAATATGTCCGGTATCACCAATAACAATTACTGGAACAAAGATGGTGACAATCTTAATAATTACAAATACAAAAGCGGAAATATAAAGGCTGAATATAAGATCAATGATAAACATCTTTTCGGAATCAACTATAACTACTCCCATAGTAATCCTAAAGAAATAGGCGTAAGTGAATCGACCCGTTTCAATGGAAAAGAAATCATTACTATTTCTTCTGATTTCAACAACAGAAACAGCAGAGATGTTCATAATGCCACTGCATTTTATGAAGCTAAAATAGACAGTACAGGAGGAAAGCTGAATGTAACAGCTAATTTGATGCTGAATAATTCCAACGCGAGAAACTTCTCCAATACCTATACTCCGCAAGAAGTTTATACCATGGCTAATCCTATCAGTAAATACAGAATTTATTCAGGACAGGCTGATCTGGAAAAAACATTTGGTAAAATAAAAACAGAATCCGGGCTAAAGTATACAAAGATCAAAAATGATTCGGAGTTTAATTTCTTCGACATTATCAACGGACAAAATCAGCTTAATGCCGGTAAAACCAATACATTCCTTTATAACGAAGAAAACTATGCTGCTTATTTTTCAACCAACTTTAAGATCAATGATAAATGGGATGCAAAGGCGGGACTACGTTACGAATACACAACACTGGAGGGTATTTCTATGAATGATAATATTTCCACAACGATCAAATATGGTAAATTCTTCCCCACGGCTTATTTAAGTTATAAGCCTAATGAAAACAATTCTTTTTCACTAAGCTATTCCCGCAGAATTTCACGTCCTTATTTTGGAAATCTGAATCCATTTAAGTATTTCACCTCCAACTTTGAGTATACTACCGGAAACCCGTATCTGCTCCCTTCATTTTCGGATAATTTTGAATTCGGATATGTTTTGAATAACAAATTCAACATTACGCTGTATCACAGTTACAATAAAGACAGCTGGGACAGAATTCAGATGATAGATGAGAATTATAGATACACCATTGCTAAGAATTTCTATAATGAAAATCAAACCGGAATCAATATCAGTTACAACTACAACAAATTGAAGTGGATGGAATCTAATATTTTTGTTAATGGCTATTATACCAAAGCAAAATCTTATGACCCATCTATTCTGCCTGTTCCTCCAGGATATAGTGCCAATATCAACATAGACAATAGTTTCTTCCTCAATAAAGATAAAACAGTGACTTTCTTACTGGGATTTTGGGGAAGCCTTCCTAATAGAGATGGAAATACCTATTACTACACCAATTCTTCATTGTATACAGGGCTAAAGTTGAGTTTTATGGATAAAAAACTTCTTGTCAACCTTTATTTGAATGATGTACTGAATACCAACCGTGAAAAAGGAATCGAGTATTATCCGGATTACAATATTGATTACCAATACAAAGGAATAACCAGAAACGTTCATCTTTCCCTTACTTATAAATTCGGAAATAACAATGTAAAAGGAGCTACAAAACAGGTGAAATTTGAAGACTCCAACAGAGCAAATGGTGGTAATAATTAA
- a CDS encoding MFS transporter, with translation MKRNYLKLFVILFGQLLTIMDIFIINVSIPSIQHDIQASNGEMQLMIAAYLIGFASFLITGGRLGDVYGRKKVFIIGLVFFMISSITCGISQGALQLMISRLAQGISAALMAPQVLSMIQILFPDHEQRTKAMGWYGITIGIGTILGQFLGGYFSSLTTLEEPWRLIFLINIPICLVALFFSVRNLEESRVTTKQSFDNWGVLLLSAGLFSMTYTLTVSEKKIFSVLNILLMAVSMGILIFFIKNQKDKLKNNKPYLIDFELLHFKNFNLGIVAVSFFFIMLDSYFYILSLFFQDGLMINPLRAGEVIVFQGLGFILASAFSVKLILRYGKKALVAGLGFIILILVLQIIFFNGSIEFYQLYLLLFLHGLGVGSVIPSLANIALSGMPEKLIGNASGVYNTFQQIAAIMGIVVVGSVFYYLLGEKPLIQHYHNAFTIAILINILCLAIVLVCIFKVPQSVLPERRR, from the coding sequence ATGAAACGTAACTATTTGAAATTATTTGTTATACTGTTTGGTCAGTTGCTTACAATCATGGATATTTTTATCATCAATGTATCCATACCTTCCATACAACATGATATTCAGGCATCTAACGGAGAAATGCAATTGATGATTGCTGCTTACCTCATCGGGTTTGCCTCTTTTCTTATTACTGGTGGACGCTTGGGTGATGTATATGGAAGAAAGAAGGTTTTCATTATCGGCTTGGTCTTTTTTATGATAAGTTCCATTACCTGTGGCATTTCACAAGGCGCTCTTCAGCTGATGATCTCAAGATTAGCCCAAGGGATAAGCGCTGCATTAATGGCCCCACAGGTTCTTTCTATGATCCAGATCTTATTTCCGGATCATGAACAACGTACTAAAGCCATGGGCTGGTATGGAATTACCATTGGGATCGGGACAATCCTGGGACAGTTTCTGGGAGGATATTTTTCATCTCTAACCACTTTAGAAGAGCCTTGGCGACTTATTTTTCTGATCAATATTCCTATTTGTCTGGTAGCTTTATTTTTCAGTGTAAGAAACTTAGAAGAATCCAGAGTCACTACAAAACAATCCTTTGATAACTGGGGTGTTTTGCTGTTGTCTGCAGGGCTTTTCAGCATGACTTATACACTTACCGTTTCTGAAAAGAAAATTTTTTCTGTTCTGAATATATTGCTCATGGCTGTTTCTATGGGGATTTTAATCTTCTTTATAAAAAATCAGAAAGATAAACTGAAAAATAATAAGCCTTATCTGATTGACTTTGAGTTGTTACACTTTAAAAATTTCAATTTGGGTATTGTAGCTGTTTCTTTCTTCTTTATTATGCTGGATTCTTATTTCTATATTCTCTCTTTATTTTTTCAGGATGGATTAATGATTAATCCGTTGAGGGCTGGAGAAGTAATTGTTTTTCAGGGATTAGGTTTTATCCTGGCTTCAGCTTTTTCAGTGAAACTGATCCTGAGGTATGGAAAAAAAGCCCTGGTGGCAGGACTTGGTTTTATTATACTGATTTTGGTTCTTCAGATTATTTTCTTCAATGGATCCATTGAATTTTACCAGTTATATCTGTTATTATTTTTACATGGGCTAGGAGTAGGTTCTGTAATTCCGTCACTGGCCAATATTGCGCTTTCCGGAATGCCTGAAAAACTAATAGGAAATGCTTCCGGTGTTTACAATACCTTTCAGCAGATTGCTGCAATTATGGGAATTGTTGTTGTTGGAAGTGTATTTTATTATTTATTGGGAGAAAAACCTTTAATACAGCATTATCATAATGCCTTTACCATAGCAATACTGATTAATATTCTATGTTTGGCGATTGTACTTGTGTGTATTTTTAAAGTTCCTCAGTCTGTTCTTCCCGAAAGACGAAGATAA
- a CDS encoding serine hydrolase domain-containing protein, whose product MITKKLITFLIALLICSTVDAQLLTQKNEKKIDSLILTGFGNQDEPGGVFMVVQKGKSLYKKAFGKANLELGVTMTPEHVFQIGSMTKQFTAVAILMLEQQGKLKVNDPISKYITDYPNGDKITIHHLLTHTSGIKDFTKMKTLSSIAQKEMEPKAMVDFFKNEPVDFAPGEKFDYNNSGYVVLGYIIELTSGDTYENFIKKNIFDKIGMTYSYYASDRKVIPQRAYGYHKKEHGYVNKTIISFSVPFSSGSLMSTVDDLWKWQQALNQNILLNPQQIQKAFQKYKLNDGEEFTYGYGWHLKEINGTPDREHGGSVFGFKSMGVYIPDADIYVVGLSNCDCHSPTDITRDIAKIKLSEIKAPLKKP is encoded by the coding sequence ATGATTACCAAAAAATTAATAACCTTCCTAATAGCTCTGCTGATTTGCAGTACTGTGGATGCACAATTACTCACCCAAAAAAACGAAAAGAAAATAGACAGCCTCATACTTACCGGATTTGGAAACCAAGATGAGCCGGGAGGTGTTTTTATGGTCGTTCAAAAGGGTAAAAGCCTTTATAAAAAAGCTTTCGGAAAAGCTAATCTGGAACTTGGTGTTACAATGACGCCTGAACATGTTTTCCAAATCGGTTCTATGACCAAGCAATTTACTGCTGTAGCTATTCTAATGTTGGAACAACAAGGAAAACTTAAGGTAAATGATCCCATCTCAAAATATATCACAGATTATCCTAATGGTGATAAAATCACGATTCATCATCTTCTTACCCACACTTCAGGAATTAAGGATTTTACAAAGATGAAAACTTTGTCTTCCATTGCTCAAAAAGAAATGGAACCCAAAGCTATGGTTGATTTTTTCAAAAATGAACCTGTTGATTTTGCACCAGGTGAAAAGTTCGATTATAATAATTCAGGATATGTTGTTCTTGGTTATATTATAGAGCTTACTTCAGGAGATACCTACGAAAATTTTATCAAAAAAAATATTTTTGATAAAATTGGGATGACCTATTCTTATTATGCTTCAGACCGAAAAGTAATTCCTCAAAGAGCTTACGGATATCATAAAAAAGAACATGGATACGTGAATAAGACTATTATTAGCTTCAGTGTTCCTTTTTCTTCAGGCTCACTGATGTCTACCGTTGATGATTTATGGAAATGGCAACAAGCTTTGAATCAAAATATACTATTAAATCCTCAACAAATTCAAAAAGCCTTTCAAAAATATAAACTTAACGATGGGGAAGAATTTACGTATGGCTATGGATGGCATTTGAAAGAAATCAACGGAACTCCGGATCGCGAGCATGGCGGAAGTGTATTTGGTTTCAAAAGTATGGGCGTTTATATTCCTGATGCAGATATTTATGTAGTAGGGCTAAGTAATTGTGATTGTCATTCTCCAACCGATATTACCCGGGATATTGCTAAAATAAAATTAAGTGAAATAAAAGCACCCTTAAAAAAGCCTTAA
- a CDS encoding TetR/AcrR family transcriptional regulator, with product MSTKEKILFKALELFNEKGYNNITTRHIAAELSISPGNLHYHFRHSEDIIKILFAELTLKMDELLNKMKAKENKTLEDLYILTSSTCEIFYHYRFIFVNLVDVLKKIPEVEAKYEGINFSRREEFQLIFTDLQKNNILKKDIPDFIINSLTEQIFILADNWLTHNRLISKLNKKAAIESYTLLLMNLFYPLLNKEQQKIYEKQYIQ from the coding sequence ATGAGCACAAAAGAAAAAATTTTGTTCAAGGCACTGGAACTCTTTAATGAAAAGGGATACAACAATATTACAACAAGGCATATTGCAGCTGAACTTTCCATCAGCCCGGGAAATCTTCATTACCATTTCAGGCATTCTGAAGACATCATCAAAATCCTATTTGCTGAGCTTACCCTTAAAATGGATGAACTACTGAACAAAATGAAGGCAAAAGAAAACAAAACATTGGAAGATCTTTACATTTTAACCTCTTCTACTTGTGAAATTTTCTATCATTATCGGTTCATTTTTGTCAATCTTGTTGATGTATTAAAAAAAATCCCGGAGGTTGAGGCAAAGTATGAAGGAATTAATTTTAGCAGAAGAGAGGAGTTTCAATTGATCTTCACCGATCTTCAAAAAAACAATATTTTAAAAAAGGATATTCCTGATTTTATCATCAATAGTCTTACCGAACAGATTTTTATTCTAGCAGACAACTGGCTTACTCACAACAGACTGATCTCAAAACTGAATAAAAAAGCCGCTATTGAGTCTTACACCCTTTTACTGATGAATCTCTTCTATCCTTTACTCAATAAAGAACAGCAAAAAATTTATGAAAAACAGTACATCCAATAA
- a CDS encoding Crp/Fnr family transcriptional regulator — MHDKLLQYMCSSHDFSPKEIEMVQQYFEPVSFLKNTVIEEPGKVPNYLYYIVSGYLRLFYLDQNGNEVTTHINCPPGFFTSYSHFINRTVSDHSVECITACELLRISKEDLDHLVAESQVMKDFSISVFQHSIAYNENRSRELSTLNAEERYVKLLKDYPEIIQHVPIQYIASFLGMKPESLSRIRRKIIN; from the coding sequence ATGCACGATAAGCTTCTACAATACATGTGTTCCAGCCATGATTTTTCTCCAAAAGAAATTGAAATGGTTCAACAGTATTTCGAGCCTGTATCTTTTTTAAAAAATACTGTGATAGAAGAGCCTGGTAAGGTTCCTAATTATCTTTATTATATTGTTTCGGGGTATCTCAGACTTTTTTATCTGGATCAGAACGGAAATGAAGTAACAACACATATCAATTGTCCACCCGGATTTTTCACCTCTTATTCTCATTTTATCAACAGAACCGTTTCTGATCATAGCGTGGAGTGCATTACGGCCTGTGAACTTTTGAGAATTAGCAAAGAAGATCTCGATCATCTTGTCGCTGAAAGTCAGGTAATGAAAGATTTTAGTATTTCAGTATTTCAGCATTCTATTGCCTATAATGAAAACCGTTCCAGAGAATTGTCAACGTTGAACGCCGAAGAACGCTATGTTAAACTATTAAAGGATTATCCGGAAATTATTCAGCATGTTCCTATTCAATATATTGCTTCATTTTTGGGGATGAAACCGGAAAGTCTGAGCAGAATCAGAAGAAAAATAATTAACTAA